A single window of Actinoallomurus bryophytorum DNA harbors:
- the moeZ gene encoding adenylyltransferase/sulfurtransferase MoeZ produces MSLPPLVEPADGLTVDEVRRYSRHLIIPDVGMAGQKRLKNAKVLCVGAGGLGSPALMYLAAAGVGTLGVIDFDIVDESNLQRQIIHGQSDVGRPKAESAAASIREINPLVKVIVHNEALSNDNVMDIFAGYDLIVDGTDNFATRYMVNDAAVLLGKPYVWGSIYRFDGQASVFWAEHGPCYRCLYPEPPPPGMVPSCAEGGVLGVLCASIGSIQVNEAIKLLAGIGEPLVGRLMIYDALEMTYRSVKVRKDPECPLCGKNPTITELVEDYEAFCGAISEEAADAAKDSTISAQELKKMLEGDDIFLVDVREPNEYEIVSIPGATLIPKGEFLSGAALERLPQDKKVVLHCKSGARSAEALAIVKDAGFSDAVHLGGGVLAWVNQIDPSLPSY; encoded by the coding sequence GTGTCGTTGCCACCCCTGGTCGAGCCCGCGGACGGGCTCACCGTCGATGAGGTACGACGCTATTCGCGCCACCTGATCATCCCGGATGTCGGGATGGCGGGGCAGAAGCGTCTGAAGAACGCCAAAGTGCTGTGCGTGGGCGCCGGCGGTCTGGGATCACCCGCGCTGATGTATCTCGCCGCGGCCGGCGTGGGCACGCTGGGCGTCATCGACTTCGACATCGTGGACGAGTCCAACCTTCAGCGCCAGATCATCCACGGCCAGTCCGACGTGGGCCGCCCGAAGGCCGAGTCGGCGGCGGCCTCCATCAGGGAGATCAACCCGCTCGTCAAGGTGATCGTCCACAACGAGGCCCTGTCCAACGACAACGTCATGGACATCTTCGCCGGCTACGACCTGATCGTGGACGGCACCGACAACTTCGCCACCCGCTACATGGTCAACGACGCCGCGGTGCTGCTCGGCAAGCCGTACGTCTGGGGCTCGATCTACCGCTTCGACGGCCAGGCGTCGGTCTTCTGGGCCGAGCACGGGCCGTGCTACCGCTGCCTCTACCCGGAGCCGCCACCGCCGGGAATGGTGCCCTCGTGCGCCGAGGGCGGCGTGCTGGGCGTGCTGTGCGCCTCCATCGGCTCCATCCAGGTCAACGAGGCGATCAAGCTGCTCGCGGGCATCGGTGAGCCCCTCGTCGGACGCCTGATGATCTACGACGCCCTGGAGATGACGTACCGCAGCGTCAAGGTCCGCAAGGACCCCGAGTGCCCGCTGTGCGGCAAGAACCCGACCATCACCGAGCTGGTCGAGGACTACGAGGCGTTCTGCGGCGCGATCTCGGAGGAGGCGGCCGACGCGGCCAAGGACTCCACGATCTCGGCCCAGGAGCTCAAGAAGATGCTGGAGGGCGACGACATCTTCCTGGTCGACGTCCGCGAGCCGAACGAGTACGAGATCGTCAGCATCCCGGGCGCCACGCTCATCCCCAAGGGTGAGTTCCTGTCGGGCGCGGCCCTGGAGCGGCTCCCGCAGGACAAGAAGGTCGTGCTGCACTGCAAGTCCGGCGCCCGCAGCGCGGAGGCCCTGGCGATCGTCAAGGACGCCGGCTTCTCCGACGCCGTCCACCTCGGCGGCGGCGTGCTGGCCTGGGTCAACCAGATCGACCCGTCCCTGCCGTCGTACTGA
- a CDS encoding CsbD family protein has protein sequence MSLIDKVKNKLQMAKGHSKEQAGRVADDPDLEARGRGDRMSGGAKQAGEHLKDMGKDIKKSFKK, from the coding sequence ATGAGTCTCATAGACAAGGTCAAGAACAAGCTGCAGATGGCCAAGGGCCACAGCAAAGAGCAGGCCGGCCGGGTGGCCGACGACCCCGATCTCGAGGCACGGGGCCGCGGCGACCGCATGTCCGGTGGCGCCAAGCAGGCCGGCGAGCACCTGAAGGACATGGGCAAGGACATCAAGAAGAGCTTCAAGAAGTAA
- a CDS encoding alpha/beta fold hydrolase — translation MSAPIPAWPGELISLGDLEVFTRTATARDPDAEQAVFVHGLAGSASNWTDLMGLISDEFACDALDLPGFGYSPPPPRRDYSIDAHTQAVVRLIEKRARGPVHLFGNSLGGAIATRLAGTRPDLVRTLTLVSPALPDLRPRYGPARILAATMPGFGPWAVRRFTLLSAEQRVQGTLDMCFADPTCVHPDRLMELVEDVRRRDGLSHTPEALIASSRAIVNAYVRRSLWRYAARVTAPTLLIYGRHDRLVDPRMAARAGRVFKHARVVVLPDVGHVAQMERPEVVAREFRAMLEDIAMPEDTTSAAG, via the coding sequence ATGAGCGCTCCGATTCCGGCCTGGCCTGGCGAACTCATCTCGCTCGGTGATCTGGAGGTCTTCACGCGGACGGCGACCGCGCGCGATCCCGACGCCGAGCAGGCCGTTTTCGTGCACGGACTCGCGGGCTCCGCCTCCAACTGGACCGACCTGATGGGCCTGATCTCCGATGAGTTCGCGTGCGACGCACTCGACCTTCCGGGCTTCGGCTACTCACCCCCGCCGCCCCGCCGTGACTACTCGATCGACGCGCACACCCAGGCGGTCGTCCGTCTGATCGAAAAGCGTGCCCGCGGCCCCGTACACCTGTTCGGCAACTCGCTCGGCGGCGCGATCGCCACGCGCCTGGCGGGCACCAGGCCCGACCTGGTCCGCACCCTCACACTCGTCTCGCCGGCCCTGCCGGACCTGCGGCCGAGGTACGGCCCGGCGCGCATCCTGGCCGCGACCATGCCGGGCTTCGGCCCGTGGGCGGTACGCAGGTTCACCCTGCTGTCCGCCGAGCAGCGCGTGCAGGGAACGCTCGACATGTGCTTCGCCGATCCGACGTGCGTGCACCCGGACCGGCTGATGGAGCTCGTGGAGGACGTACGGCGGCGTGACGGGCTCTCGCACACTCCGGAGGCGCTCATCGCCTCGTCGCGCGCCATCGTCAACGCGTACGTTCGGCGCTCACTGTGGCGCTACGCCGCGCGCGTGACCGCGCCGACACTGCTGATCTACGGCCGGCACGACCGGCTCGTCGACCCGCGGATGGCGGCGCGCGCGGGCCGGGTGTTCAAGCACGCGCGCGTCGTCGTGCTGCCCGACGTGGGACACGTCGCGCAGATGGAACGCCCGGAGGTCGTGGCCCGGGAATTCCGCGCGATGCTCGAAGACATCGCGATGCCCGAAGACACGACCTCCGCCGCGGGCTGA
- a CDS encoding DEAD/DEAH box helicase produces the protein MTSASSTLPSFAELGLPEVLVSALERRGISSPFPIQAACLPDLLTGRDVLGRGQTGSGKTLAFGLPLLTRIAGAPAAPKRPTALILVPTRELAMQVQDALAPLGRTLGLHAKTVVGGMSMTKQIQALRRGVDLLVATPGRLTDLIERGACSLQDVRITVLDEADHMCDLGFMPAVSALLDMIPNDGQRMLFSATLDGDVDKLVRRYLHNPVTHSVSPAASPVETMDHHIFIVDRAQKHDVIAEVAGREGRTIMFVRTKHGVDSLAKRLARVGVRVGALHGGKTQAARTRTLAEFREGKVGVLIATDVAARGIHVDDVTLVVHVDPAADHKDYLHRAGRTARAGERGTVATLVAHNEVRNAERMMRRAGVNAQRSRVAVGDDTLIRITGAQAPSGIPVEVEPEPRPRPRGHRPGGAGRDRRPGGGRYGERREGRAGSSGRYGEHRDGEARQGGQRHEGHGGGPRRDDRPNRRPENRRPRETAQ, from the coding sequence TTGACATCAGCTTCATCGACCTTGCCCTCCTTCGCCGAGCTCGGCTTGCCGGAGGTGCTGGTCTCCGCACTGGAGCGTCGCGGCATCAGCTCGCCGTTTCCGATCCAGGCGGCCTGCCTGCCGGACCTCCTCACCGGGCGCGACGTGCTCGGCCGTGGACAGACCGGCTCGGGCAAGACACTCGCCTTCGGGCTTCCTCTTCTCACCAGGATCGCCGGTGCCCCGGCCGCGCCGAAGCGGCCGACCGCGCTGATCCTGGTTCCCACCCGTGAGCTCGCCATGCAGGTCCAGGACGCCCTGGCCCCGCTCGGCCGCACTCTCGGTCTGCACGCCAAGACCGTCGTCGGCGGCATGTCGATGACCAAGCAGATCCAGGCGCTGCGCCGCGGCGTCGACCTGCTGGTCGCCACGCCTGGACGGCTCACCGACCTCATCGAGCGCGGCGCCTGCTCGCTCCAGGACGTGCGGATCACCGTCCTGGACGAGGCCGACCACATGTGCGACCTCGGCTTCATGCCGGCCGTGTCCGCACTGCTCGACATGATTCCCAATGACGGTCAGCGGATGCTGTTCTCGGCCACGCTCGACGGCGACGTCGACAAGCTGGTCCGCCGCTACCTCCACAACCCGGTGACCCACTCGGTCTCCCCGGCCGCCTCGCCGGTCGAGACCATGGACCACCACATCTTCATCGTCGACCGCGCGCAGAAGCACGACGTCATCGCCGAGGTCGCGGGCCGCGAAGGCCGCACGATCATGTTCGTGCGCACCAAGCACGGCGTGGACTCCCTGGCAAAGCGGCTGGCACGCGTCGGCGTACGCGTCGGCGCCCTGCACGGCGGCAAGACCCAGGCGGCGCGTACGCGCACTCTCGCGGAGTTCCGTGAGGGCAAGGTCGGGGTGCTGATCGCCACCGACGTGGCCGCGCGCGGCATCCACGTGGACGACGTCACCCTCGTGGTGCACGTCGACCCGGCCGCCGACCACAAGGACTACCTGCACCGCGCCGGCCGCACCGCGCGCGCCGGTGAGCGGGGCACGGTCGCCACGCTGGTCGCGCACAACGAGGTCCGCAACGCCGAGCGCATGATGCGGCGGGCGGGCGTCAACGCCCAGCGGTCGCGGGTCGCGGTCGGCGACGACACGCTGATCCGCATCACCGGCGCGCAGGCGCCGAGCGGCATCCCGGTCGAGGTGGAGCCGGAGCCGCGTCCGCGGCCCCGTGGCCACCGGCCGGGCGGCGCAGGCCGCGACCGGCGTCCGGGCGGCGGGCGCTACGGCGAGCGCCGTGAGGGCCGCGCAGGCTCCAGCGGACGCTACGGCGAGCACCGCGACGGTGAGGCCCGCCAGGGCGGGCAGCGGCACGAAGGTCACGGCGGCGGTCCGCGCCGTGACGACCGGCCGAACCGCCGTCCCGAAAACCGTCGTCCGCGCGAGACGGCCCAGTAA
- a CDS encoding Ku protein, with protein sequence MRSIWKGAISFGLVTIPVKLYSATEQRDVAFHQVHREDGGRIKFKRVCTKDGEEVPYSDIAKGYELPSGEMVVLTDEDFANVPLSTSRRIDVLMFAPMEQVDPIYFNKSYYLEPEAQGAKPYVLLRDALESSGKVAIVKVALRQRESLATLRVRDGVFVLETMMWPDEVRETEFKFLEEDVDLRPQELQMASSLIDSMEGDFDPSDYTDAYREAIQEIIDAKVEGKEIVAQEPSEEAPAASDLLSALRASVEAAKKGRSGGADGKAKSRSRAKTPAKSDTKTDGKSETKSGGKGSRAKTSAAKSKEKSGTGSGRKSA encoded by the coding sequence ATGCGCAGCATCTGGAAGGGCGCGATCTCCTTCGGCCTCGTCACCATCCCGGTGAAGCTGTACTCAGCCACCGAACAGCGTGACGTGGCGTTTCACCAGGTCCATCGCGAGGACGGCGGCCGGATCAAGTTCAAGCGGGTCTGTACGAAGGACGGCGAGGAGGTGCCCTACTCCGACATCGCCAAGGGCTACGAACTCCCGAGCGGCGAGATGGTCGTCCTGACCGACGAGGACTTCGCCAACGTGCCGCTGTCCACCAGCCGCCGCATCGACGTGCTGATGTTCGCGCCGATGGAGCAGGTCGACCCCATCTACTTCAACAAGTCCTACTACCTGGAGCCGGAGGCGCAGGGCGCCAAGCCGTACGTCCTGCTGCGCGACGCGCTGGAGAGCTCCGGCAAGGTCGCGATCGTCAAGGTCGCGCTGCGGCAGCGCGAGTCACTCGCCACGCTCCGCGTACGCGACGGGGTCTTCGTGCTCGAGACGATGATGTGGCCGGACGAGGTACGCGAGACGGAGTTCAAGTTCCTGGAAGAGGACGTCGACCTTCGTCCCCAGGAGCTCCAGATGGCCTCCTCGTTGATCGACTCGATGGAGGGCGACTTCGACCCGTCCGATTACACCGACGCCTACCGCGAGGCGATCCAGGAGATCATCGACGCGAAGGTCGAGGGCAAGGAGATCGTCGCGCAGGAGCCGTCCGAGGAGGCCCCTGCCGCGTCCGACCTGCTCAGCGCGTTGCGCGCCAGTGTCGAGGCCGCCAAGAAGGGGCGCTCCGGCGGGGCTGACGGCAAGGCGAAGAGCCGGTCCCGCGCCAAGACGCCGGCCAAGTCCGACACCAAGACGGACGGCAAGTCCGAGACCAAGAGCGGCGGCAAGGGCTCGCGGGCCAAGACGAGCGCCGCCAAGTCCAAGGAGAAGTCCGGCACGGGCAGCGGCCGCAAGTCGGCCTAG
- the ligD gene encoding non-homologous end-joining DNA ligase — protein MPDNIQPMLATTGELPDDVARWALELKWDGVRAIVYVADGRVRAVGRRGIEATGRYPELQALADLLPDQTAVIDGEVVAFDSEGRPSFERLQARMHMDHPDARLIRQVPVHFVAFDLPYLGGHALYDLPYRERRALLDGLELAAGPIEAPPYLDGAEIEQVRELQDYTREQGLEGLIAKRLDSPYRPGRRVDFWRKVKNFAAQDVVIGGWKAGRGRREGGVGSLLLGVYDGPDLRFVGHVGTGFTDADLDDLHKRLVSLERPDSPYTGEVPREHARFAYWVEPSLTGEVEFSRWTRDGMLLHASWRGLRPEIPPREVHREP, from the coding sequence ATGCCCGACAACATCCAACCGATGCTCGCCACGACGGGCGAGCTGCCGGACGACGTCGCCCGCTGGGCCCTGGAGCTCAAGTGGGACGGCGTACGCGCGATCGTGTACGTCGCGGACGGTCGCGTGCGCGCGGTCGGCCGCCGTGGAATCGAGGCGACCGGCCGGTACCCCGAGCTCCAGGCGCTCGCCGACCTGCTCCCCGACCAGACCGCCGTGATCGACGGAGAGGTCGTCGCCTTCGACTCGGAGGGACGCCCGAGCTTCGAGCGGCTGCAGGCCCGCATGCACATGGACCACCCGGACGCGCGGCTCATCCGCCAGGTGCCCGTGCACTTCGTCGCCTTCGACCTTCCCTACCTCGGCGGCCACGCGCTGTACGACCTGCCGTACCGCGAGCGGCGCGCGCTGCTCGACGGACTGGAGCTGGCGGCCGGCCCCATCGAGGCACCGCCGTACCTGGACGGCGCCGAGATCGAGCAGGTACGCGAGCTGCAGGACTACACGAGAGAACAGGGGCTGGAAGGGCTCATCGCCAAGCGCCTGGACTCTCCGTACCGGCCCGGCCGCAGGGTCGACTTCTGGCGCAAGGTGAAGAACTTCGCCGCCCAGGACGTCGTCATCGGCGGCTGGAAGGCCGGCCGCGGACGGCGTGAGGGAGGCGTCGGCTCGCTCCTGCTCGGCGTGTACGACGGCCCGGACCTGCGCTTCGTCGGCCACGTCGGCACCGGCTTCACCGACGCCGACCTGGACGACCTGCACAAGCGCCTGGTCTCGCTGGAGCGGCCGGACAGCCCGTACACCGGCGAGGTGCCGCGGGAGCACGCGCGTTTCGCCTACTGGGTCGAGCCCTCGCTCACCGGCGAGGTGGAGTTCTCGCGGTGGACGAGAGACGGGATGCTCCTGCACGCCTCCTGGCGCGGCCTCCGTCCGGAGATCCCGCCACGGGAGGTCCACCGGGAGCCGTGA
- the ligD gene encoding non-homologous end-joining DNA ligase, with protein MSAKTSVEVDGTRLTLSNLDKVLYPAHGFTKGEVIDYYARVAPVLLPHLKGRPATRLRYPDGVDGQSFFEKNAPSHTPDWVRTVELPTPGGSRTSLDFVIVDDLPTLVWTANLASLELHVPQWRTGPRGGARDPDLMVFDLDPGAPAAMDDVRRVAVLLHELLDDDGLEAFPKTSGRKGVHLYVPIEETSDERTSAYAKEAARRLEKDHKDLVVSRMDKKLRHGKVFVDWSQNNRHKTTVAPYSLRAAPEPYVSTPVTWDEIENNADLEFGPDDVLERVERDGDLLAPMLELHPGLP; from the coding sequence GTGAGCGCCAAGACGAGCGTCGAGGTCGACGGCACCCGGCTCACGCTGTCCAACCTCGACAAGGTCCTCTACCCCGCGCACGGCTTCACCAAGGGCGAGGTCATCGACTACTACGCCCGGGTCGCCCCCGTGCTGCTCCCCCATCTGAAGGGCCGCCCGGCGACGCGGCTCCGGTATCCCGACGGCGTCGACGGGCAGTCCTTCTTTGAGAAGAACGCCCCCTCGCACACGCCGGACTGGGTGCGCACCGTGGAGCTGCCGACGCCCGGGGGCAGCCGTACCTCGCTCGACTTCGTCATCGTCGACGATCTCCCGACGCTGGTCTGGACGGCCAACCTGGCCTCGCTGGAGCTGCACGTCCCCCAGTGGCGCACCGGACCCCGCGGGGGCGCCCGCGATCCCGACCTGATGGTCTTCGACCTCGACCCCGGCGCGCCGGCCGCCATGGACGACGTACGCCGCGTCGCGGTACTGCTCCACGAGCTGCTGGACGACGACGGCCTGGAGGCGTTCCCGAAGACGAGCGGCCGCAAGGGCGTTCACCTGTACGTCCCGATCGAGGAGACCTCCGACGAGCGCACCTCCGCGTACGCCAAGGAGGCGGCCCGGCGGCTCGAGAAGGACCACAAGGACCTCGTCGTCAGCCGCATGGACAAGAAGCTCCGGCACGGCAAGGTCTTCGTCGACTGGAGCCAGAACAACCGGCACAAGACCACGGTCGCGCCCTACTCGCTGCGGGCGGCACCGGAACCGTACGTCTCCACGCCGGTGACCTGGGACGAGATCGAGAACAACGCCGATCTCGAGTTCGGCCCCGATGACGTGCTCGAACGTGTCGAGCGGGACGGGGACCTCCTAGCGCCGATGTTGGAGCTCCACCCCGGACTTCCATGA
- a CDS encoding dihydrolipoyl dehydrogenase family protein — MTDAQDKRYDVLVLGGGAGKNIAADLARAGRSVALVEKRLVGGECPYFACMPSKSLLHSARQGETWEHAVARRDEVTRHLDDAPTAAEMAEAGVTVVRGHGRVARPGVVEVDGVEYGYTDLVIATGSEPVVPGVEGIGDVPTWTSDEALTRPELPRRLIVLGGGPVGCELSQIYAAFGTQVTLVEAADRLLASEAPFIGDVLGDVLRRTGADLRLGVGATSAERTETGLRLRLSDGNHIDADRILIAAGRRPRVADLGLERLGIEADSEKGIAVDVTCKAAVTDSGVDAGGTNVWAAGDVTGVAPYTHAANYQWRVVVSNVLGKRREADYRAVPRAVYTTPTAYAVGVSPVSATGPELMAAGYDLVNTPRATVENDDRGRVELYADRARGVLVGAAAVGLYAEEWMSEITLAIRAETPLSILTEVIHAFPTYGEAIEPALRELAERL; from the coding sequence GTGACGGACGCACAGGACAAGCGCTACGACGTCCTTGTGCTCGGTGGCGGCGCGGGCAAGAACATCGCCGCCGACCTTGCACGGGCGGGCCGCTCGGTCGCGCTGGTGGAAAAGCGCCTGGTCGGCGGCGAGTGCCCCTATTTCGCGTGCATGCCGTCCAAGTCACTGCTGCACTCGGCCCGGCAGGGCGAGACCTGGGAACACGCGGTGGCGCGCCGCGACGAGGTGACCCGTCATCTCGACGACGCCCCCACCGCCGCCGAGATGGCCGAGGCCGGCGTCACGGTCGTACGCGGCCACGGCCGCGTCGCGCGCCCCGGCGTGGTCGAGGTCGACGGTGTCGAGTACGGCTACACCGATCTCGTGATCGCCACCGGCAGCGAGCCGGTCGTGCCCGGCGTCGAGGGCATCGGCGACGTCCCCACCTGGACCAGCGACGAGGCGCTGACGCGCCCCGAGCTGCCCCGCCGGTTGATCGTCCTCGGCGGAGGCCCGGTCGGGTGTGAGCTCAGCCAGATCTACGCCGCCTTCGGCACCCAGGTGACGCTCGTCGAGGCGGCGGACCGGCTGCTGGCCTCGGAGGCGCCGTTCATCGGCGACGTGCTCGGCGACGTGCTCCGCCGCACGGGCGCCGACCTGCGCCTCGGCGTGGGCGCGACGAGCGCCGAGCGCACCGAGACCGGTCTGCGCCTGCGCCTGTCCGACGGCAACCACATCGACGCGGACCGCATCCTCATCGCCGCCGGCCGCCGGCCACGCGTGGCGGACCTCGGGCTCGAGCGGCTCGGCATCGAGGCCGACTCCGAAAAGGGCATCGCGGTCGACGTCACCTGCAAGGCCGCCGTCACCGACTCCGGTGTCGACGCCGGCGGGACGAACGTCTGGGCCGCCGGCGACGTCACCGGCGTCGCGCCGTACACGCACGCGGCCAACTACCAGTGGCGCGTGGTCGTCTCGAACGTGCTCGGCAAACGCCGCGAGGCCGACTACCGCGCCGTGCCACGCGCCGTCTACACCACCCCGACGGCGTACGCCGTCGGGGTCTCGCCGGTCTCGGCCACCGGGCCGGAGCTCATGGCGGCCGGGTACGACCTGGTGAACACCCCGCGGGCGACGGTCGAGAACGACGACCGCGGCCGGGTCGAGCTGTACGCCGACCGCGCACGGGGCGTCCTGGTCGGCGCCGCGGCGGTCGGCCTCTACGCTGAAGAGTGGATGAGCGAGATCACGCTGGCCATACGGGCCGAGACGCCGCTGAGCATCCTGACCGAGGTAATCCACGCATTCCCGACCTACGGCGAGGCCATCGAACCGGCTCTGCGCGAGCTGGCCGAGCGTCTCTGA
- a CDS encoding TetR/AcrR family transcriptional regulator, with protein sequence MTATPDARPRGTRLPRMARRRQLLGAAQEVFVAQGYHAAAMDEIAERAGVSKPVLYQHFPGKLELYLALLDEHAENLVQRVREALASTPDNKLRVERTMEAFYDFVAGEGEAFRLVFESDLRNVAPVRARVDRTNQQCAEMIAQVIQEDTGVSSDEAHLLGMGLVGMAEVSARYWLSQHGTISQDRAEHLISRLSWRGIGAFPRTT encoded by the coding sequence GTGACCGCAACCCCGGACGCCCGCCCGCGAGGCACGCGGCTCCCGAGGATGGCACGCCGTCGTCAGCTGCTCGGCGCGGCGCAGGAGGTCTTCGTCGCCCAGGGTTACCACGCCGCCGCGATGGATGAGATCGCCGAACGTGCCGGTGTCAGCAAACCAGTGCTCTACCAGCACTTTCCCGGCAAGCTCGAGCTCTACCTGGCCTTGCTGGACGAGCACGCCGAAAACCTCGTGCAGCGCGTACGCGAGGCGCTCGCCTCGACGCCGGACAACAAGCTGCGGGTCGAGCGGACCATGGAGGCCTTCTATGACTTCGTGGCCGGCGAGGGCGAGGCGTTCCGGCTGGTCTTCGAGTCCGACCTGCGCAACGTCGCGCCCGTACGCGCCCGGGTCGACCGCACCAACCAGCAGTGCGCGGAGATGATCGCCCAGGTCATCCAGGAGGACACCGGAGTCTCCAGCGACGAGGCGCATCTGCTGGGCATGGGCCTGGTCGGCATGGCCGAGGTCAGCGCGCGCTACTGGCTGTCGCAGCACGGCACGATCTCCCAGGATCGGGCCGAGCACCTCATCTCCCGCCTGTCCTGGCGTGGCATCGGCGCTTTCCCGCGTACGACCTGA
- a CDS encoding DUF3107 domain-containing protein, with amino-acid sequence MQVRIGVQSVPKELVVETSLSADEVERAVSEALSDADGVFTINSKSGRIVVPAAKLAYVEIGVDEAPSVGFGTF; translated from the coding sequence GTGCAGGTCAGGATCGGTGTGCAGTCCGTGCCCAAGGAGCTGGTCGTGGAGACCTCCCTGTCGGCGGACGAGGTGGAACGCGCGGTGTCCGAGGCGCTCAGCGACGCGGACGGCGTCTTCACGATCAACAGCAAGAGCGGCCGGATCGTCGTACCCGCCGCGAAGCTCGCCTATGTCGAGATCGGCGTTGACGAGGCACCCTCTGTCGGATTTGGCACGTTTTAG
- a CDS encoding GlsB/YeaQ/YmgE family stress response membrane protein, whose protein sequence is MVMTVVWFIVIGAVIGALARLLIPGRNPMGILLTILVGIVGAVIGGVVANAIGVGSVLAFVISVIIAAVVVALISGGGRWGGYRRRRVF, encoded by the coding sequence ATGGTGATGACAGTGGTCTGGTTCATCGTCATAGGCGCCGTGATCGGCGCCCTCGCCCGCCTGCTCATCCCGGGCCGCAACCCGATGGGCATCCTGCTGACGATCCTGGTCGGGATCGTCGGCGCGGTCATCGGCGGAGTGGTCGCCAACGCGATCGGCGTGGGAAGCGTCCTCGCGTTCGTCATCTCGGTCATCATCGCCGCGGTCGTGGTCGCACTGATCAGCGGCGGCGGACGCTGGGGCGGCTACCGCCGCCGCCGCGTCTTCTGA